A single region of the Eulemur rufifrons isolate Redbay chromosome 8, OSU_ERuf_1, whole genome shotgun sequence genome encodes:
- the LOC138389453 gene encoding olfactory receptor 2A5-like: MHSRGWKNHSSVTEFILLGFSRNPRTNWILFFVFLFLYLFTVLGNGLIVTLIRVDARLHTPMYFFLSILSLLDLSYATTTVPQLLVHLISKEKTISYVGCVVQMYIFLTLGITETWIFAAMAYDRCVAICHPLHYGIQMSQTLCVLLAVSSALCGLTCALVYTVFAMNLPYCGPNEINHFFCEIPAVLKLACADTSLNDQVDFILGFILLLIPLSLILASYIHIFTAILRIRSTQGQIKAFSTCASHITVVTMFCIPCMVMYMRPGSEASPEDDKKLALFYNVISAFLNPIIYSLRNKDVKRAFLKLIRMSEDTQ, from the coding sequence ATGCACAGTCGAGGCTGGAAAAATCACAGCTCTGTAACTGAGTTTATCCTCTTGGGCTTCTCCAGAAATCCCAGAACCAACTGGATCCTTTTCTTCGTCTTCCTTTTCCTCTACTTATTTACAGTCCTGGGCAATGGGCTCATTGTCACCCTGATCAGAGTAGATGCACgcctccacacccccatgtacttcttcctcagcATCCTCTCTCTCCTGGACCTCAGTTATGCCACAACCACAGTGCCCCAGCTGTTGGTCCATCTTATAAGCAAGGAGAAGACCATCTCCTATGTTGGATGTGTGGTCCAGATGTACATTTTCCTGACTTTGGGCATCACTGAGACCTGGATTTTTGCAGCCATGGCCTATGACAGATGTGTTGCTATATGCCATCCACTCCACTATGGGATCCAGATGAGTCAAACCCTGTGTGTACTCCTGGCAGTCAGCTCTGCCCTCTGTGGTCTCACCTGTGCCCTTGTCTACACAGTCTTTGCAATGAATCTGCCTTACTGTGGCCCTAATGAGATCAACCACTTCTTTTGTGAAATTCCTGCTGTCTTGAAGTTGGCCTGTGCAGACACATCCCTCAATGACCAAGTGGACTTTATCTTGGGTTTCATTTTGCTCCTGATCCCATTATCTCTCATCTTGGCCTCATATATTCACATCTTCACAGCTATTCTAAGGATTCGCTCCACCCAAGGGCAGATcaaggccttctccacctgtgcctCCCATATCACTGTGGTCACCATGTTCTGTATTCCATGCATGGTCATGTACATGAGGCCTGGCTCTGAAGCCTCCCCAGAGGATGACAAGAAATTGGCTCTGTTCTACAATGTCATTTCTGCCTTTCTTAACCCCATCATCTATAGCCTCCGGAACAAGGATGTGAAGAGGGCTTTCCTCAAGTTAATCCGAATGAGTGAGGACACTCAATAG